CAACATGGCCCGTGTAAACCTTACCAATGGAAAAGCAGTAGCCATTCAACCCCAAAAGGGCCCTGGCGATGAAGACCTGCGCTGGAACTGGAATACACCTTTGTATGTAGGCACTTCAACCGGTGCTTTGTATTGCGGGGCGCAGTATGTGTACCGTAGTACCGATCAGGGCCGCAACTGGACTCGCATTTCGCCAGACCTTACCACCAACGACAAAAACAAGCAGAAGCAAGAAGAGAGTGGTGGCCTGAGTGCAGATAATACTTCTGCCGAAAATCACTGTACTGTATTTACGATAGCCGAAAGTCCGGTGGATGGCAACATGATATGGGCAGGCACCGACGATGGCAATTTGCAATACACATTGGATGGCGGCAAAACCTGGACAAACGTGGCTGCCAACTATGCAGCTGCCGGCATACCTGCACAAACATGGGTGAGCAGCATTGAGCCCAGCCGGTTCGATAAAAATGTAGTGTACGCCACATTCGACAATCACATGTACGGCGACCATAAAACCTATGTAGCCCGCAGCAACGACATGGGCAAAACATGGACCTTGCTGAAAGGCGGCGAAGCCATGGAAGGCTTTGCCCATAAAATAAAAGAAGACATCAAAAACAAAGACCTGTTGTTTGCCGGTACCGAAATGGGTTTGTATTGCTCTACCAATGGCGGCAAAGAATGGTTCCGCATGAAGAACAACATTCCATGGTATGCTTTGGTAAGAGACATTGCCATTCATCCTACCAAACACGATTTGGTATTGGGTACACATGGCCGTGGTGTTATTGTGGTAGATGATATCAGTCCCATCCGCAACATGACGGAAGACGTCGCCTCCAAAGACATTGTGCTGCTGAAGCCTGAAAAACTCACTTTGCGTGATGGTCAGTTTGGTGGTGGTGGTTTCCCCGGCACCGGCGGTTGGAATGGTGGCAACCCGCCAAGCATTCAACCTATTAAATATTACCTGAAAGACCGGGTAAGCAGTGGCGATGTAAAAGTGGAAATTGTAGACAAGGATGGCAAGCTGGTGCAGAGCATTCCTGCTACCAAACGCAAGGGCATCAACATGGTGACCTGGAACCTGCGGGGTACGCCACCTAAAATGGCCGAAGGTGGTGTGAAGCTCGACTTTGGTGCCTTTACCGCACCCATGGTTTTGCCCGGCGACTATACGGTGAAACTGATTGTAGGCGATAAAGTGGTAACCGAACAGGTAACAGTATTGCACGATGAAAAAGGCGACATGACGGTAGCCGAACGCCAGCAGCAATACGATGCCGCCATGAAGCTGTACAACATGCAGGAAGAGTTGGCTGCGTTGGTGGATACCATCAACAAAACGCAGGAGAAACTCAAAGGCAATATTGAGCAACTCAGCAACAAAAAGAACCGCCAGGCAGCGCAGGAATACTATGATAAACTGGAAGAACTGCGGGGCAAACTAATGGCTACCAAAAACAAAAGCATGTTTGCCGATGAAAAGCGGTTGAAAGAAGAAATCAGCGAAGTGTACACGGCTGTGGCAGGCAATGAGGCTGCACCCAGCAACATGCAAATGCAGCGTATTGATTTGCTGAAACAAGATTTGCAAAAGCAGGACGGAGCCACCAAAGCTGTGATGCAACAGTATCATCAAAAAGTAATGCAGGCTTTTGAAAAAGAAAAAATCTATATCGGCCCGAAACAAAAAGTAAGTATGGCCGGAACCAGCGGTTAACCGCTTATAATTTTTCAAGATACCACAGCCCGGCACGTTTGTGTCGGGCTGTTTTGTAGCGTACATTTCCGGTAAAATCAACCCACATGAAAGCCATTATTTTTTCATGCCTGTGCATGCTGCTGTTGGTACAGGCCAATGCCCAGCAATCCAACAAAGCAGAAAAGCCGAAATATGAGATGAAGCAATACTGGTTTGTAATGCTTACAAAAGGCAAAGACCGGGATAAGATTACGGACACTGCTGTCATCAACAAATTGCAGGCAGGGCACATGGCCAATATGCAGGTAATGGCCGACATGGGAAAACTCATTGTGGCCGGGCCTTTTGGCGACGATGGCAACTGGCGGGGCATTTTTATTTTTGATGCCGCCAGCAAAGAAGAAGTAGAAAAATTATTGCAAACAGATCCGGCTATCAAAGCCGGACGGCTTGATTACGAAATTCATCCCTGGTGGACGGCCAAGGGAACGACATTTAAATAAACATGAAAGATTGGTTTTCTGAACAAGCTGCTGCTTATGCAGCTTACAGGCCTGCATACCCGTTAGCGTTGGGAAAAGCCATTGCAAAACTGCAACGGTACAGAGGCGTGGCTTGGGATTGTGCTACAGGTAACGGACAGTTGGCTATGCAACTGGCGGAGCAATTTGCGTTGGTGTGTGCTTCTGATGCCAGTGCTGCGCAAATACAACAGGCGCCAGCCAATCATTCCATACACTACAGTGTGCAGCAAGCTGAGCATACCGACTATCCCGATCATTATTTTGATGTGGTAACGGTGGCGCAAGCTATTCACTGGTTGGATATTGAAGCTTTTTACAAAGAAGTACGCCGGGTAGCCAAACCAGAAGGACACATGGTAGTGATTGGTTATGGTTTGTGTAGCATCAATGAAGCTGTGGATGCATGGTTGCATGAATTTTATTACAACATCATTCATGCTTTTTGGGAGCCAGAAAGAAAAATATTAGAGGACAAATTTCAAACATTGTATTTCCCTTTTCGGGAAGTGTCGTTCCCTTCATTGCATATGGAAATGGAATGGACCGCAACTCAGTTTGTACAATATCTGAGCACCTGGACTGCAGTGCAAAAATGTATCAAAGAAACGCAGCTTAATCCACTCACCGCTGCAGCCGAACAACTATGGAAGATTTGGCCTGCTGCAGAAAAGCGCATTGTTCGCTGGCCATTGTTTATCAAAGCAGGTGCTATGAGTTAATGACTCTTCGCAGCTGCCAGTATTTGCATTTCATGCATTTCCAATGCTTGCATCAGTTGCAGCGTTACTTTGCCCGGAAGGCCATTGCCCACAGGTTTTCCATCAATTGTAGTAACAGACAATATGCCCTTGGTAGTACTGGTGATAAATACTTCTGCGGCGTTGCGTAAATCAGCAATCGTTACATCTGTACATGAAACAGCAACATGCTGGCTGGCAAGCTGTAATACTTGTTGCCGCGTAATGCCTTTTAGCATGTTGTGCTCTGGGGTGAGCAAGGTGCCGGCTTCATTTACAACAAACACATTGCTACGGGGACTTTCACTAACTAAATCATTGGCGTAGTACAATACATCGCTGGCACCGGCTGCGGCAATCTGCGGCAGCAACCAAATGCCACGGGTGTAGTTGATGCTTTTTACATCTGGCATTTCCCGTTGGTATTCATGGGTAATGACCGAAATGCCTTTTGAATAATCTGCTTCTTTTTTTGCAGGCAATGCTTGTGTGGTAATGATGATGTTGGGACTGGCAATGCTGTAGCCATTAGTCGCATAGCCGGCAGTCACCAATATTTTTACTCCGGCATTTTGCACATGGTTGGCATCCAGCAATTGCTGAATAAGACTTTTCCAACCCTCCGCATCTTCATCTATCTGTAAATGCATTCGTTGGGCAGAGTGAAACAGTCGTTGCAAATGTGCCTCAATATGCAGGGGTATGCCCTGTAGCACTTTGAAAAAATCGAACACGCCATAGCCTCTGTTTAGCGCCATATCATCGAGCCCGATAGCGGCGGTGCTACGGGGCTGCAGGCTACCATTGATAATGCAGTAAGGATGAAGATTTGCCATATGCAAATGTGCAATATGCTCTTGGGATTGACCAAAAAGAAACCCCTCCGCAAGACAACAAGCGAAGGGGTAATGTATAGCTGAGAAAAATGCTTATGGATCGATGCGGGCAGAAATTTCACCGGCAATGGTAGCCTGTGCAAAACTGTAGAGCAACCAGGTTCCTACTGTCATGGCAGTTACATCAATGGCGCTGTACAATAAAATCATGGCGGGCAAAGAAGCAATCAATGCATATACCAGACCAAGTTCTAAACCTTTCAGCATCCAGTTGCCGGCAAATGAATCTTTGAAACGGGTCCAGAACCATGACAATGCAAATGAGAGCACAATGGGCTGCACGAAATACAGCAGGTTTCTGCTTTCATCATTTACAAATGATGGACTGAAATAATCTTCTACAATGCTCTCGGGCAAATTGGGCATGATGATGAGGCACAAGTATGCAAACAGAACCAGTGCAATACTTGAGACCGTTGCGGCAATCAGATGTTTTTTCATTTGTTTGATGTTATAGTACAAATCTACTTGGCAGGTTCATATTAAATTAATGACAAACATCAGGTCGTAACCTGTTATTTAACGGCTTTGTGGATTGCTGTGGAAACTGATAAAAGAAAAGGCCTCCCGCAGGAGGCCTTTTTTATTGTATCGTCATTTGCTTAAGCGGTAGCTTCTGCATAGGCCGCTGTAGGCTCACAGGTACATACCAGGTTGCGATCTCCATGTGTATTGTTGATGCGGCTCACGGTTGGCCAAAACTTATTTTGCATCACATAAGGCAGCGGAAATACGGCTACCTGACGGCTGTAAGGTCTGTCCCAGCCATCATTCATAGCTACTTCCAGCGTATGCGGTGCATGCTTCAGCGGGTTGTTGGCTTTGTCCAATTGACCGTTTTCAATAGCGGCTATTTCAGCCCGAATGCTGATCAACGCATCGCAAAAACGATCGAGTTCTGCTTTGTCTTCGCTTTCGGTAGGCTCAATCATAATGGTGCCCGGTACCGGGAAGCTCATGGTTGGCGCATGGAAGCCATAGTCCATCAAACGCTTGGCTACGTCTTCGGCTTCTACACCGGCAGTGTTTTTAAACGGCCGCAGGTCTACAATAAATTCATGGGCACAAGTGCCATTGATGCCCGTGTACAAAATGGGGTAGTGCTCTTGCAAGCGGGCCCGCATATAGTTGGCATTCAAAATGGCGTACTCAGTGGCTTTGCGCAAACCAACCGCACCCAGCATGCGGATGTAGGCATAGCTGATGAGCAGGATAGAAGCAGAACCAAATGGTGCTGCACTTACGCCACGCATGTTGCCCTCGCTGTGGGCAATTTCCTGCATGGGCATGCTCATGAAGCTATCTTTCAAATGGCTGCGGAAGCAAATAGGGCCCATGCCAGGACCGCCACCACCATGCGGAATGGCAAATGTTTTATGCAAGTTGAGGTGGCACACATCTGCACCAATAGCAGCAGGTGAGGTGAGGCCAACCTGTGCATTCATGTTGGCACCATCCATATACACTTGTCCGCCGTGCTCATGCACCAGGGCGCAAATGTCTTTTACGGTTTCTTCGAAAATGCCGTAGGTACTGGGGTAAGTAATCATGGTGCCGGCCAGCTCATTACTGTATTGAGCCACTTTTGCCTTGAAGTCTTCTACATCAATGTAGCCGTTATCCAAAGCCTTTACCACCACCACTTTCATACCAGCCATTACGGCGCTGGCAGGGTTGGTACCGTGTGCACTAATCGGAATCAGCATCACATTGCGCTGCGGCTGATTGTTTTTCAAATGATAGTTGCGAATGGCCAGCAAACCAGCGTATTCGCCCTGTGCACCACTGTTGGGTTGCAACCAGCACTCATCAAAGCCTGTAACGGAACACAGGTACTGGTTCAGCGAAGCCATCATTTCATGATAGCCCTGTACCTGTGCTACCGGTGCAAACGGATGCAGCTTGCTCCAGTTCGGAGAGCTCAATGGCATCATTTCGCTGGCAGCGTTCAGTTTCATGGTACAGCTACCGAGGCTAATCATGCTGGTATTCAGCGACAGGTCTTTGCTTTCAAGGCTCTTGATGTAGCGCATCATCTGGCTTTCGCTGCGGTGCGTGTTAAACACTGCATGCTCCAAAAAAGCAGAGGTACGAACGGCGAAAGTGGGGATATTGCTCAGCGATGCTTCATCATCAAACACGATGCTGGCGGCTTCGTGCTGAACGGCCAGCGCAAATACCTGTGCGATATCCAGCACATCATGCTGCGTGGTAGTTTCATCCAGCGAAATGCTGATTTGCGAAGCACCCACATAGCGGAAGTTCATTTTGTAAGCCTCAGCTATTTCTTTGATAGCTGCTGCTTTATCGGTGCTGATGGTGAGGGTATCAAAATAATGAGCATGGGCTACGGTAAAACCCAACTCGGTGAGTGCTGCTGCCAACACATGTGTCAACAGGCTCACCCGCTTGGCAATTTTTTTCAGTCCATCGGGGCCATGATACACGGCATACATGGCGGCCATATTGGCGAGCAATGCCTGTGCGGTACAAATATTGGAAGTGGCTTTTTCCCGCTTGATGTGCTGCTCACGGGTTTGCAGCGCCATGCGCAAGGCCCGCTTGCCTTGTGCATCAATGCTGATGCCGATGATGCGGCCGGGCATGGATCTTTTGAATTCATCTTTGGCAGCAAAGAAGGCAGCATGTGGGCCACCAAAGCCCATGGGCACACCAAAGCGTTGAGCAGAGCCAAACGCAATGTCGGCACCCAGTTCGCCGGGGCTGGTAAGCAGGGTAAGGGCCAGTAAGTCGGTACCCATAGCTACGCCGGCACCTGCTGCATGTACTTTGTCGATGAAAGAGCGATAGTCTTCGATGCTGCCAGCAGCATTGGGGTACTGGAGCAACGCACCAAAGAAAGTGTTGTCGATGGTGGCGGTTTTGTAATCGCCGATTACCACTTCAATATTCAGCGGTGTAGCACGGGTTACCACCACGTCTACCA
The Phnomibacter ginsenosidimutans genome window above contains:
- the gcvP gene encoding aminomethyl-transferring glycine dehydrogenase, coding for MNLFELQSNEFQGRHIGTLGSEAAMLEVIGEKSVDALVDKTVPEAIRLQAPLNVPDALSEAALLQHLHELSQKNEVFKSYIGQGYYDTHTPSVILRNIFENPGWYTQYTPYQAEISQGRLESLLNYQTMVTDLTGLPIANASLLDEATSAAEAMNLLFHNVNKSDVAQAPKFFVDAQVFPQVVDVVVTRATPLNIEVVIGDYKTATIDNTFFGALLQYPNAAGSIEDYRSFIDKVHAAGAGVAMGTDLLALTLLTSPGELGADIAFGSAQRFGVPMGFGGPHAAFFAAKDEFKRSMPGRIIGISIDAQGKRALRMALQTREQHIKREKATSNICTAQALLANMAAMYAVYHGPDGLKKIAKRVSLLTHVLAAALTELGFTVAHAHYFDTLTISTDKAAAIKEIAEAYKMNFRYVGASQISISLDETTTQHDVLDIAQVFALAVQHEAASIVFDDEASLSNIPTFAVRTSAFLEHAVFNTHRSESQMMRYIKSLESKDLSLNTSMISLGSCTMKLNAASEMMPLSSPNWSKLHPFAPVAQVQGYHEMMASLNQYLCSVTGFDECWLQPNSGAQGEYAGLLAIRNYHLKNNQPQRNVMLIPISAHGTNPASAVMAGMKVVVVKALDNGYIDVEDFKAKVAQYSNELAGTMITYPSTYGIFEETVKDICALVHEHGGQVYMDGANMNAQVGLTSPAAIGADVCHLNLHKTFAIPHGGGGPGMGPICFRSHLKDSFMSMPMQEIAHSEGNMRGVSAAPFGSASILLISYAYIRMLGAVGLRKATEYAILNANYMRARLQEHYPILYTGINGTCAHEFIVDLRPFKNTAGVEAEDVAKRLMDYGFHAPTMSFPVPGTIMIEPTESEDKAELDRFCDALISIRAEIAAIENGQLDKANNPLKHAPHTLEVAMNDGWDRPYSRQVAVFPLPYVMQNKFWPTVSRINNTHGDRNLVCTCEPTAAYAEATA
- a CDS encoding YciI family protein, which produces MKAIIFSCLCMLLLVQANAQQSNKAEKPKYEMKQYWFVMLTKGKDRDKITDTAVINKLQAGHMANMQVMADMGKLIVAGPFGDDGNWRGIFIFDAASKEEVEKLLQTDPAIKAGRLDYEIHPWWTAKGTTFK
- a CDS encoding class I SAM-dependent methyltransferase — translated: MKDWFSEQAAAYAAYRPAYPLALGKAIAKLQRYRGVAWDCATGNGQLAMQLAEQFALVCASDASAAQIQQAPANHSIHYSVQQAEHTDYPDHYFDVVTVAQAIHWLDIEAFYKEVRRVAKPEGHMVVIGYGLCSINEAVDAWLHEFYYNIIHAFWEPERKILEDKFQTLYFPFREVSFPSLHMEMEWTATQFVQYLSTWTAVQKCIKETQLNPLTAAAEQLWKIWPAAEKRIVRWPLFIKAGAMS
- a CDS encoding VPS10 domain-containing protein, translating into MRNSVSIGNGLYKTTDAGDNWTKVGGLDSTEHIAEIVINPKNSNEVYVAAPGPLWSDSKHRGLYKSEDGGKTFKQVLYISEKAGAADVAIDPENPNVVYATTWEFRRKPYSFNSGGPGGGIWKSLDGGKNWRRIQSGLPQGLIGRVALAMAPSSPKNLVAIAELENNKTGLYISDDGGENWKAQSASLNVVSRPFYFACIEVDPKDPKRVYRPAYSFAYSVDGGYSFAEASSEGGWVHSDHHALWINPNATNELWLGTDGGVYLSLDKGATWSFKGNLPVGQFYHVAVDNANPYRIYGGLQDNGSWVAPSAAPGGVSNAVWQDVYGGDGFWTVPDAKDPNICYAEYQGGNMARVNLTNGKAVAIQPQKGPGDEDLRWNWNTPLYVGTSTGALYCGAQYVYRSTDQGRNWTRISPDLTTNDKNKQKQEESGGLSADNTSAENHCTVFTIAESPVDGNMIWAGTDDGNLQYTLDGGKTWTNVAANYAAAGIPAQTWVSSIEPSRFDKNVVYATFDNHMYGDHKTYVARSNDMGKTWTLLKGGEAMEGFAHKIKEDIKNKDLLFAGTEMGLYCSTNGGKEWFRMKNNIPWYALVRDIAIHPTKHDLVLGTHGRGVIVVDDISPIRNMTEDVASKDIVLLKPEKLTLRDGQFGGGGFPGTGGWNGGNPPSIQPIKYYLKDRVSSGDVKVEIVDKDGKLVQSIPATKRKGINMVTWNLRGTPPKMAEGGVKLDFGAFTAPMVLPGDYTVKLIVGDKVVTEQVTVLHDEKGDMTVAERQQQYDAAMKLYNMQEELAALVDTINKTQEKLKGNIEQLSNKKNRQAAQEYYDKLEELRGKLMATKNKSMFADEKRLKEEISEVYTAVAGNEAAPSNMQMQRIDLLKQDLQKQDGATKAVMQQYHQKVMQAFEKEKIYIGPKQKVSMAGTSG
- a CDS encoding aminotransferase class IV; translated protein: MANLHPYCIINGSLQPRSTAAIGLDDMALNRGYGVFDFFKVLQGIPLHIEAHLQRLFHSAQRMHLQIDEDAEGWKSLIQQLLDANHVQNAGVKILVTAGYATNGYSIASPNIIITTQALPAKKEADYSKGISVITHEYQREMPDVKSINYTRGIWLLPQIAAAGASDVLYYANDLVSESPRSNVFVVNEAGTLLTPEHNMLKGITRQQVLQLASQHVAVSCTDVTIADLRNAAEVFITSTTKGILSVTTIDGKPVGNGLPGKVTLQLMQALEMHEMQILAAAKSH